A region from the Cryptosporangium arvum DSM 44712 genome encodes:
- a CDS encoding alpha/beta hydrolase has translation MEVPTDYDDPRAGTTTLAVTRLPATDKAKRIGSLFTNPGGPGVPGVSFVQIVGKLAWTPAVRARFDIIGFDPRGVGASDPVTCFTTSQKELAFFADDPVFPMTGKEVQQKFATAKKLAAACRDRSGDRYAHGSTANVARDLDLLRRAVGDEKLTYHGYSYGTFLGATYAKLFPGDVRALVLDGAVDPAAYTGSNGDRRPLAVRLGSHLGGDETIDQFYKKCREAACALAEVGDPEQVTERVLAGLTKRPIRNVLPNGTTFEVSYDDAVQLIHSALSSSASWPQLATLLTVYAKVQAEGKTSVTLTVAQAPSELLAMSPRPEEYTSGAPSFGVCSETAPAGGLRKLPRLAEEAEAEAPHFGRNRAWNSTMCETWTVRDRDAFTGPWDQAVKAPVLVVGTRWDPATPYRYTRTAADYFPDGRVLTVDAWGHTSLAKSACADTAIERYLVSAEATDGTVCAANGGPFDPRPAK, from the coding sequence GTGGAAGTGCCCACCGACTACGACGACCCGCGCGCAGGCACCACGACTCTGGCGGTCACCCGGTTACCGGCCACGGACAAGGCGAAGCGGATCGGCTCGCTGTTCACCAACCCGGGCGGCCCAGGCGTGCCCGGCGTCAGCTTCGTCCAGATCGTCGGCAAGCTCGCGTGGACGCCCGCGGTCCGGGCGCGCTTCGACATCATCGGCTTCGACCCGCGCGGCGTCGGCGCGTCCGATCCGGTCACGTGCTTCACGACATCGCAGAAGGAGTTGGCGTTCTTCGCCGACGATCCGGTGTTCCCGATGACCGGGAAAGAGGTGCAGCAGAAGTTCGCGACCGCGAAGAAGCTCGCCGCCGCCTGCCGGGACCGGTCCGGCGACCGGTACGCGCACGGCTCCACGGCGAACGTTGCCCGTGACCTGGACCTGCTCCGGCGGGCGGTCGGGGACGAGAAGCTGACCTATCACGGCTACTCGTACGGCACCTTCCTGGGCGCCACGTACGCGAAGCTGTTCCCCGGCGACGTGCGTGCACTGGTGCTCGACGGTGCGGTCGATCCTGCGGCCTACACCGGTTCCAACGGGGACCGTCGTCCGCTCGCGGTGCGGCTCGGCTCACACCTCGGTGGCGACGAAACCATCGACCAGTTCTACAAGAAGTGCCGCGAGGCGGCGTGTGCACTGGCCGAAGTCGGCGATCCGGAGCAGGTGACCGAGCGCGTGCTCGCCGGCTTGACGAAGCGGCCGATCCGGAACGTCCTGCCCAACGGCACGACGTTCGAGGTCTCGTACGACGACGCGGTCCAGCTGATCCACTCGGCGCTGTCCTCGTCGGCGTCGTGGCCGCAACTCGCCACGCTGCTGACCGTATACGCGAAGGTGCAGGCCGAGGGCAAGACATCGGTCACGCTGACCGTGGCCCAGGCGCCGAGCGAGTTGCTCGCCATGTCGCCGCGGCCGGAGGAGTACACGTCCGGAGCGCCGAGTTTCGGCGTCTGCTCGGAGACCGCGCCGGCCGGAGGCTTGCGCAAGCTGCCCCGACTCGCCGAGGAGGCCGAGGCCGAGGCGCCGCACTTCGGGCGCAACCGGGCGTGGAACAGCACGATGTGCGAGACCTGGACCGTGCGTGACCGCGATGCGTTCACCGGCCCGTGGGATCAGGCCGTCAAGGCGCCCGTGCTGGTGGTCGGCACCCGATGGGACCCCGCCACCCCGTACCGGTACACCCGGACGGCCGCCGACTACTTCCCGGACGGCCGGGTGCTGACCGTCGACGCCTGGGGTCACACGTCGCTGGCCAAGAGCGCCTGCGCCGACACGGCGATCGAGCGCTACCTCGTCAGCGCTGAGGCGACCGACGGCACGGTGTGCGCCGCCAACGGCGGCCCGTTCGACCCCCGACCGGCGAAATAG
- a CDS encoding GOLPH3/VPS74 family protein, whose amino-acid sequence MRGAVNAVDVTLAEDLLLLLFRPGSGSFTGETTLGHVLAGAVLADLAHGGHVRPLPGWGGSIRVEAVAGRRPADEILSSAWDQIAAGPRGAQAALAVIGSTVRAAVLDRLVRRGDLRRCGRAGAFVVRPGGSGRRGRLVAEVRAVLVDGADPQPRAAALVALLSGSGTLPQFDPEIPWTPPVVARAQTLQRGNWGAATTADAIARTVTEAIVGNVAVAGWTVWRERRFY is encoded by the coding sequence GTGAGGGGCGCCGTGAACGCCGTCGACGTCACCCTCGCGGAAGATCTCCTGCTGCTGCTCTTCCGGCCGGGCTCGGGTTCGTTCACCGGAGAGACGACGCTCGGCCACGTCCTCGCCGGAGCTGTCCTCGCCGATCTCGCGCATGGCGGGCACGTCCGCCCCCTGCCCGGATGGGGCGGGTCGATCCGGGTGGAGGCGGTCGCGGGCCGTCGACCGGCTGACGAGATCCTGTCGTCCGCGTGGGACCAGATCGCCGCCGGTCCCCGCGGTGCCCAGGCTGCGCTCGCCGTGATCGGTTCCACGGTGCGAGCCGCGGTGCTCGACCGGCTCGTCCGGCGCGGCGACCTGCGCCGGTGCGGCCGGGCCGGGGCGTTCGTCGTCAGGCCCGGCGGTTCCGGGCGTCGGGGTCGGCTGGTCGCCGAGGTCCGAGCGGTACTCGTCGACGGCGCGGACCCGCAGCCGCGGGCCGCCGCACTGGTCGCACTGTTGTCGGGCAGCGGCACGCTTCCGCAATTCGACCCGGAGATTCCGTGGACTCCCCCGGTCGTCGCCCGCGCGCAGACGCTCCAGCGAGGCAACTGGGGAGCCGCAACCACCGCCGACGCAATCGCCCGCACCGTCACCGAGGCCATCGTCGGCAACGTCGCCGTCGCGGGCTGGACCGTGTGGCGAGAACGACGTTTCTACTGA
- a CDS encoding MerR family transcriptional regulator, which yields MAWSTRELAELAGTTVNTIRHYHRLGLLEEPERRHNGYKQYGVEELVRLLRIRRLVNLGVPLSQVGAVSTNGDLSPNVLRQVDADLAAEAERLRRARSDIAIILGDGAPADGPAGSESVGPRLSAADRSLIHVYTQLYDEEAMKDLQRMIEADTDPVSAALKSLPADADEETRSDLAERLAPVLAQHLIDYPWLSDPAAHLSKSEHVTRDTFINAVVSLYNTAQLDVMGRASVRATELLRARLADADQHRV from the coding sequence GTGGCCTGGAGCACCCGTGAGCTCGCCGAACTCGCCGGCACCACGGTGAACACCATCCGGCATTACCACCGGCTCGGCCTGCTCGAGGAGCCGGAGCGACGTCACAACGGGTACAAGCAGTACGGGGTCGAGGAGTTGGTGCGCCTGTTGCGTATCCGGCGACTCGTCAACCTGGGCGTGCCGCTCTCGCAGGTTGGCGCGGTGAGCACGAACGGCGACCTCTCCCCGAACGTGCTGCGCCAGGTGGACGCTGATCTGGCCGCGGAAGCCGAGCGCCTGCGGAGGGCGCGCTCCGACATCGCGATCATCCTCGGTGACGGTGCGCCTGCGGACGGGCCGGCGGGCTCCGAGTCGGTCGGGCCGCGCCTGTCCGCGGCCGACCGCTCGCTCATCCACGTCTACACGCAGCTCTACGACGAGGAGGCGATGAAGGACCTGCAGCGCATGATCGAGGCCGACACCGACCCGGTCAGCGCGGCCCTGAAGTCCCTTCCGGCCGACGCGGACGAGGAGACGCGGAGCGACCTCGCCGAGCGGCTCGCACCCGTCCTGGCGCAGCACCTCATCGACTATCCGTGGCTGAGCGATCCTGCGGCCCACCTGTCGAAGAGCGAGCACGTCACCCGGGATACGTTCATCAACGCGGTGGTCAGCCTCTACAACACCGCTCAGCTCGACGTGATGGGTCGCGCGAGCGTCCGCGCAACGGAACTGCTGCGTGCCCGCCTGGCGGACGCCGACCAGCACCGCGTCTGA